One region of Penaeus vannamei isolate JL-2024 chromosome 36, ASM4276789v1, whole genome shotgun sequence genomic DNA includes:
- the LOC113805852 gene encoding syntaxin-12, with protein sequence MASGYSRLGGDDAGGGRRGGRGGGQRSYGTNDPDVGFAPSEGNSTEFFQLCDKITTHLFTINGAVTTLERSLKQVGTSGDNQALRDRITKTNSSAGGSVQDVAVLLRALQPLTRGNKQRRIQTERLQNEFQTAATRFSEIQKKMVNTLRTARLPADMVAVEQDAAAATTEEMIAREQKRQAQLKEIEDLEFETAMQSEREERMRAIEVDIIDINEIMRDLSAMVTAQGEVIDSIEDNVETAHGNVEEGREQLLKASTYQSKYRRRVCILILILIIILAIVGIIIGIHYASNN encoded by the exons ATGGCATCAGGTTATTCACGCCTTGGAGGAGATGATgcgggtggaggaagaagaggaggacgaggaggtggccAGAGATCATATGGCACTAATGACCCTGACGTGGGATTTGCCCCAAGCGAAGGCAACTCTACAGAATTCTTCCAG CTATGTGATAAAATTACAACCCACCTTTTTACAATCAATGGTGCTGTGACAACTCTAGAACGTTCCCTGAAACAAGTGGGAACAAGTGGCGACAACCAAGCACTTAGAGACAGAAT cACAAAGACAAACAGCAGTGCTGGAGGCTCAGTGCAAGACGTTGCTGTGCTTTTGCGTGCTCTCCAACCCTTAACACGTGGCAACAAGCAGAGGCGTATACAGACTGAGAGACTACAGAATGAGTTCCAAACTGCGGCAACACGATTCTCAGAAATTCAGAAG aaaatgGTCAACACGCTCAGAACAGCACGGTTGCCAGCTGACATGGTGGCTGTGGAGCAAGATGCAGCTGCAGCAACGACAGAAGAGATGATTGCCAGAGAGCAGAAGCGACAAGCGCAGTTAAAGGAAATAGAG GACTTGGAATTTGAAACAGCAATGCAGTCTGAGCGGGAGGAACGAATGCGTGCAATTGAAGTTgacattattgacattaatgaaaTCATGCGTGACTTGTCAGCTATGGTCACGGCACAAGGAGAAGTTATTG ACTCAATTGAGGATAATGTAGAGACTGCACATGGAAATGTGGAAGAGGGACGAGAGCAGTTGCTGAAGGCTTCCACCTACCAG AGCAAGTACCGTCGACGTGTctgcatcctcatcctcatcctgatCATCATCCTGGCAATTGTTGGCATCATAATCGGCATCCACTATGCGTCCAATAATTAG